A genomic window from Bdellovibrio sp. SKB1291214 includes:
- a CDS encoding TetR/AcrR family transcriptional regulator — MGDTSLLKSKTTDQKETVTRSKSKKRDRSASEERLLQAAEDIFAKHGFKGATTRMIADKAKVNESLIGRYFDGKMGLLFALIETHIKEKVHEELLYPPQATAREELSALVDSMFIHHCQKDEEFFKIVLGQCLVDPKFLKRIREVAPINQYIPLVIARLEVLKAQGLIQKDVDLQTMMEVFDTYFHGAMFFDRILMGNDVNAIKTKLNVFINGIATALEVKAK, encoded by the coding sequence ATGGGAGACACCTCTCTGCTAAAATCGAAAACTACGGATCAAAAAGAGACCGTGACTCGATCTAAGTCAAAAAAAAGAGATAGATCCGCATCCGAAGAACGCCTGCTCCAAGCTGCTGAAGATATCTTTGCTAAACACGGCTTTAAGGGCGCTACAACTCGCATGATCGCTGACAAAGCCAAGGTCAACGAATCACTTATAGGCCGCTATTTTGACGGCAAAATGGGTCTTCTGTTCGCCTTAATTGAAACGCATATTAAAGAAAAAGTTCATGAAGAACTTCTCTATCCGCCTCAAGCAACTGCACGTGAAGAACTGAGCGCACTCGTGGACTCTATGTTTATTCATCATTGCCAAAAGGACGAGGAGTTTTTTAAAATCGTACTGGGCCAATGTCTTGTCGATCCTAAGTTTTTAAAACGCATCAGAGAAGTCGCGCCTATTAATCAATATATTCCACTTGTCATTGCTCGCTTAGAAGTTTTGAAGGCCCAAGGATTGATTCAAAAAGATGTCGATCTTCAGACGATGATGGAAGTATTCGATACTTACTTCCACGGAGCGATGTTCTTTGATCGCATCCTGATGGGCAATGATGTGAATGCAATCAAAACAAAACTTAACGTCTTTATTAACGGCATCGCGACGGCACTAGAAGTTAAAGCTAAGTAG
- a CDS encoding NAD(P)/FAD-dependent oxidoreductase: MPLQHPKSSEKKIVVIIGGGFAGFNAAKSLANKKEVHVILIDRRNHHLFQPLLYQVATAGLNPSDIAVPIRARFAKAENVEIHMGAVEKINLSEKFISTDHGDLAYDYLIVATGAQHSYFANPEWEEYAPGLKTLEQATEIRRRILSAFEEAENEIDPVKQKSLLNFVVVGAGPTGVELAGAIADIARTVLVKDFNHINPASARVLLVEAGPKILASFNEKLSQRAYRDLQELGVEIRLSSRVEKIDENGVTVAGEFIPSRSVFWAAGVQASRMSFTPEVAKDRAGRVIVRKDFSIENHPDTFVIGDMAHFELSQNNLLPGLAPAAIQAGKFVANVVLQSINGQVRSSFKYLDKGQMATIGKRKAIAQYNSLRMTGVIAWLAWLFVHVLYLIGFKNRISVMAEWTWSYIFSKRGARLITSRDWKLQK, translated from the coding sequence ATGCCGTTACAGCACCCGAAAAGTAGTGAAAAGAAAATAGTCGTTATTATTGGTGGAGGTTTCGCGGGATTTAATGCCGCGAAATCTCTGGCCAACAAAAAAGAAGTTCATGTCATTCTGATTGATCGACGCAATCACCATCTGTTCCAACCACTTTTATATCAGGTTGCAACCGCAGGTTTAAATCCCTCTGACATCGCTGTTCCTATCCGTGCACGTTTTGCTAAAGCAGAAAACGTGGAAATTCACATGGGAGCGGTAGAAAAAATAAATCTTTCCGAAAAATTTATTAGCACAGATCATGGTGATCTGGCTTACGATTATCTGATCGTCGCCACCGGGGCTCAGCACAGCTATTTTGCAAACCCTGAATGGGAAGAGTATGCACCCGGTTTGAAAACTCTGGAACAAGCAACTGAAATTCGCCGACGTATTCTATCCGCCTTTGAAGAGGCTGAAAATGAAATCGATCCAGTAAAACAAAAGTCGCTGTTGAATTTCGTTGTCGTCGGTGCAGGACCAACAGGTGTTGAACTTGCGGGAGCTATCGCGGATATTGCGCGAACTGTTTTAGTGAAGGACTTTAATCATATTAATCCTGCTAGCGCGCGTGTTTTGCTTGTTGAGGCGGGACCAAAAATTTTGGCTTCATTCAACGAGAAGCTTTCCCAGCGTGCGTACCGGGATTTACAAGAGCTGGGTGTTGAGATCCGGTTGTCTTCGCGTGTTGAGAAAATAGATGAAAACGGAGTGACAGTCGCAGGAGAATTTATCCCCTCGCGTTCCGTTTTTTGGGCAGCTGGCGTACAGGCGTCGCGTATGAGTTTTACTCCCGAAGTTGCGAAAGATCGAGCTGGCAGAGTGATTGTGCGCAAGGATTTCTCAATTGAGAATCATCCAGACACTTTTGTGATCGGAGATATGGCGCATTTCGAACTTTCGCAAAATAATTTGTTACCAGGATTAGCTCCCGCTGCGATTCAAGCTGGAAAGTTTGTCGCAAATGTGGTACTCCAAAGTATCAACGGGCAAGTACGCAGTTCGTTCAAGTATCTTGATAAAGGTCAAATGGCCACTATCGGAAAAAGGAAAGCGATTGCCCAGTATAACTCACTCAGAATGACTGGAGTCATTGCCTGGTTAGCTTGGTTATTCGTTCACGTTCTATACCTGATCGGATTCAAGAACAGAATTTCCGTAATGGCTGAGTGGACGTGGAGTTATATCTTCTCCAAGCGTGGAGCACGTTTAATTACCTCAAGAGATTGGAAGCTGCAGAAATAA
- a CDS encoding TolC family protein gives MMNQGGAKNERCFVLRAAMAFLLIGIAAAKAQGVTLNQYLEQVKTDSASYKGQSMAAEGNNLEAREADLLFTPKLFAEFNTGHDGKPSQPKMYDRVNTETYMLGVSQQFDFGLQSKLYYQMQKTTFDNAGSAFTMSKYWDATPKLELSMPVWGNGFGRTAQANEELLRAGNYAEQYQASYQSTAFLAQAEAAYWKLSAWSDVVKIQETASKSAQDILNYVNRKRGMNLGEQADVVQARALVEGRGLELQMARNEQREALRNFNKFLNRPATTPVDGLETVPYAELEKITVPQSRPGERYDVKATQAQLQTAKANAMIAKERNRPTLDIYANYALNGRDDSYSEAMKNAGYTDTDTGYIGMRFNMPLNFGAAGDAKAGADKSVRAAEYNREYALYAQEQDWINLTQNLTDARDNLVLLGKIEQAQKTKLDVERTRLRQGRTTTYQVLLFEQDYSAAALNRVKSAANILGLQSQIKLYQASPEEGK, from the coding sequence ATGATGAACCAGGGTGGAGCTAAGAACGAGAGATGTTTTGTACTACGAGCTGCGATGGCATTCTTGCTAATTGGCATCGCTGCAGCGAAGGCACAAGGCGTGACTTTAAATCAGTATCTTGAACAGGTGAAAACCGACAGTGCTAGTTATAAAGGTCAATCGATGGCTGCTGAAGGTAATAACCTTGAGGCGCGCGAAGCAGATTTGTTATTCACTCCCAAACTTTTTGCAGAGTTCAATACAGGTCATGATGGCAAGCCAAGCCAACCTAAAATGTATGATCGTGTGAACACTGAAACTTATATGTTAGGAGTTTCCCAACAGTTCGATTTCGGTTTGCAAAGCAAATTGTATTATCAAATGCAAAAGACGACGTTCGACAATGCAGGCTCTGCTTTCACGATGTCTAAATACTGGGATGCGACTCCGAAGCTTGAGTTATCAATGCCAGTTTGGGGTAACGGTTTCGGGCGTACCGCTCAAGCTAACGAAGAACTTCTTCGAGCGGGGAACTATGCAGAACAATACCAAGCTTCTTATCAGTCCACGGCATTTCTTGCGCAAGCAGAAGCTGCATACTGGAAGCTTTCTGCATGGTCTGATGTCGTAAAAATTCAAGAGACGGCGTCTAAATCCGCGCAAGACATTTTGAATTACGTGAATCGTAAAAGAGGCATGAATCTGGGAGAGCAAGCTGACGTCGTTCAAGCAAGAGCTTTGGTTGAAGGCCGCGGACTTGAGTTGCAGATGGCTCGCAATGAGCAGCGCGAAGCGCTTCGTAATTTCAATAAATTCCTGAACAGACCAGCGACGACACCTGTCGACGGGCTGGAGACAGTTCCTTACGCAGAGCTTGAAAAAATCACTGTGCCGCAATCTCGTCCGGGGGAGCGTTACGATGTGAAAGCGACGCAAGCGCAATTGCAAACTGCGAAAGCAAACGCAATGATCGCGAAGGAACGCAATCGTCCAACTCTAGATATCTATGCAAATTATGCCTTGAATGGTCGTGATGACAGCTACAGCGAAGCGATGAAAAATGCTGGATATACAGATACAGACACTGGTTATATCGGCATGCGTTTCAATATGCCTTTGAACTTCGGTGCTGCGGGTGACGCTAAAGCCGGTGCAGATAAAAGTGTTAGAGCTGCGGAATACAACCGTGAATATGCTCTTTACGCTCAAGAGCAAGACTGGATTAATCTGACTCAAAATCTAACAGACGCGCGTGATAACTTAGTTCTGCTAGGTAAAATCGAACAAGCGCAAAAAACAAAATTGGACGTGGAAAGAACACGTCTTCGTCAGGGACGAACAACAACATATCAAGTGTTGTTGTTCGAGCAAGATTACTCTGCAGCGGCTTTGAACCGCGTGAAATCTGCTGCCAATATCCTTGGCCTTCAATCGCAAATCAAACTTTACCAAGCCTCTCCTGAGGAAGGGAAATAG
- a CDS encoding efflux RND transporter permease subunit: MSLPKISISRPIFITCVTIAIVVVGWAGYKSMPVDLFPDVSVPVVTVQTTYKGAGPSEIETLVSRPLEDEISTISGIKRMTSKNMEGVSQVIVEFVSSVDSKYAEQQVRDKVNVAKPKLPDEVDDPVIKKFDPSDTPILMVALSSKGTIGDAALYDIADQMIKPRLEQVNNVGAIDILGGRKREIHVLLDRNKLRNREISVTQVASQVGAMGQNIPSGKVNQGGKELTFRGLGEFRNTNDVADTLVNLYGNEVPTRVSDLGVVKDTLEDEASRAYVNGEKAIFLQVYRQSGSNTVKVAEDVIKQMEKIRPELAKMEGAPEIKLVTNASQKIKDNLYDVNETIIIAIILTVLTVFFFLGSARTTLITAVSLPVSLIGAFMLMKLAGFSLNIVSMLALTLAVGLLVDDAIVVVENIYRRMQLGENSLVAAEKGTVEIQMAVMAISLVVIAVFVPVGTMSGTIGQFLKQFGFTIVFSMIISWFVAMTIIPMLTAYFAGEGHGGHGAGGDHKPKGIYDHTLGRLVRGFDRFQSMLEKYYEKLLRVTLRHPIMTIVATLMIFFLSIYTVTKVPGTFIPDDDSGEITVTLEMTPGTSLDGMQEVASKIDKIMHDDAAIDYTTMIVGTIYGESNKASFYVRMKDEKGRMKTEAFRDHLRQKFADFAFANPVVKKYDSTGGMAQQPFVMNIISPDPKDLESSATKLLETLKKDPRFKDVDSNYRPGKPEMQVELKPGAAKAYGINTSTMGAELRAQVEGMTPAKFREKGREYEVRVRLVENQRDLKQTFNDVYVPNVNRKLVRLKDVANGELSSGPASIDRMDRGRYIQITAGLAQGVGVSTVIADVAKWTSEGGQAAFPSSVRYNFGGDAENQQELAGSTVMALGFAVMFIYLILASLYESFITPITIMVALPLALCGAFLGLFLANQMLSMFAIFGFFMLIGVAGKNGILLVDTTNQLMATGMSRSEALVQAGKTRLRPILMTSFALIAGTLPVAIGMNAASRTRTSMGVAIIGGMISSTILTLIVVPAVFTYVDRFRIWANKLGSKLTSASKEETSHEEATAGAPRESGVSDYAVTAPEK, translated from the coding sequence ATGAGCTTACCTAAAATTTCCATCAGCAGACCGATTTTCATTACCTGCGTGACGATTGCAATCGTCGTCGTGGGTTGGGCGGGCTACAAGTCCATGCCGGTTGATTTGTTCCCAGACGTTTCTGTTCCCGTTGTCACAGTTCAGACAACATATAAAGGTGCGGGTCCTTCCGAGATCGAAACTCTGGTTTCTCGTCCTCTTGAGGATGAGATCAGTACGATCTCTGGTATTAAACGTATGACTTCCAAAAATATGGAAGGTGTTTCGCAAGTTATCGTCGAGTTCGTATCGTCTGTGGACTCGAAATACGCGGAACAACAAGTGCGTGATAAAGTGAATGTCGCGAAACCGAAACTTCCTGATGAAGTTGATGACCCCGTTATCAAAAAGTTTGACCCGTCGGATACTCCTATCTTGATGGTTGCGCTTTCTTCTAAAGGAACAATCGGGGATGCGGCTCTTTATGATATCGCCGATCAAATGATCAAACCTCGCTTGGAACAAGTAAACAACGTGGGTGCGATCGATATCCTGGGTGGTCGTAAAAGAGAAATCCACGTTCTTTTGGATCGTAACAAACTAAGAAATCGCGAAATCTCCGTAACTCAAGTGGCCTCTCAAGTAGGTGCCATGGGTCAGAATATTCCATCTGGTAAAGTTAACCAAGGTGGTAAAGAGCTTACATTCCGTGGTTTGGGTGAGTTCAGAAACACTAATGACGTTGCTGATACTTTGGTAAATCTTTACGGAAACGAAGTTCCAACACGCGTTTCTGACTTGGGTGTGGTTAAAGACACTCTTGAAGACGAAGCATCGCGTGCTTATGTAAATGGTGAAAAAGCGATCTTCTTGCAAGTTTACCGTCAATCCGGTTCGAACACTGTAAAAGTGGCGGAAGACGTTATTAAGCAGATGGAAAAAATCCGTCCCGAACTAGCTAAGATGGAGGGTGCTCCTGAAATCAAACTAGTTACGAATGCTTCCCAAAAAATTAAAGACAATCTTTATGACGTGAATGAGACAATCATCATCGCGATCATTTTGACGGTCTTAACGGTATTCTTCTTCTTGGGTTCTGCGCGTACGACATTGATCACAGCGGTTTCGTTACCGGTATCGTTGATCGGTGCCTTCATGTTGATGAAACTGGCAGGGTTCTCGTTGAATATCGTATCGATGTTGGCGTTGACGTTGGCCGTAGGTCTTTTGGTCGACGATGCCATCGTTGTCGTGGAAAATATCTATCGTCGTATGCAATTGGGCGAAAACTCTCTGGTGGCGGCGGAAAAAGGAACTGTCGAGATTCAAATGGCCGTTATGGCGATCTCTTTGGTTGTTATCGCCGTATTCGTTCCAGTAGGGACGATGTCAGGTACAATCGGTCAGTTCTTGAAACAATTCGGTTTCACGATTGTGTTCTCGATGATCATTTCTTGGTTCGTCGCGATGACAATCATCCCGATGTTGACTGCTTACTTTGCAGGTGAAGGTCACGGCGGTCACGGTGCTGGTGGTGATCACAAACCAAAAGGTATCTATGATCATACGTTGGGTCGCTTGGTTCGTGGTTTCGACCGCTTCCAATCGATGCTTGAGAAATACTACGAAAAACTTCTTCGTGTAACTTTGCGCCATCCAATCATGACGATTGTGGCGACATTGATGATCTTCTTCTTGTCTATTTATACAGTGACGAAGGTTCCAGGAACTTTCATCCCAGATGATGACTCAGGAGAAATCACAGTTACTTTGGAAATGACTCCGGGTACAAGCTTGGATGGTATGCAAGAAGTTGCCAGCAAGATCGATAAGATCATGCACGATGACGCAGCCATCGATTATACAACGATGATCGTTGGTACTATTTATGGTGAGTCGAATAAAGCAAGCTTCTATGTAAGAATGAAAGATGAAAAAGGCAGAATGAAAACGGAAGCTTTCCGTGATCATTTACGTCAAAAATTTGCAGACTTCGCGTTCGCAAATCCAGTTGTTAAAAAATACGACTCGACGGGTGGTATGGCTCAACAGCCATTCGTGATGAACATCATCTCTCCAGATCCAAAAGATCTAGAGTCATCAGCGACGAAATTGCTAGAGACCTTGAAAAAAGATCCGCGCTTTAAAGACGTGGACTCGAATTACCGCCCTGGTAAGCCAGAAATGCAAGTCGAGTTGAAACCGGGCGCTGCAAAAGCATACGGTATCAATACTTCAACAATGGGTGCCGAGCTTCGTGCACAAGTTGAAGGGATGACACCAGCTAAGTTCCGTGAAAAAGGTCGTGAGTATGAAGTGCGCGTCCGCCTAGTGGAAAATCAGCGTGATTTGAAACAGACATTTAATGATGTCTATGTTCCAAACGTGAATCGTAAGTTGGTTCGCTTGAAAGACGTTGCGAACGGTGAGTTGTCGTCAGGCCCAGCTTCGATCGATCGTATGGACCGTGGTCGCTATATCCAAATCACTGCGGGTCTTGCCCAAGGCGTAGGTGTAAGTACGGTCATCGCTGACGTAGCAAAGTGGACTTCAGAAGGCGGTCAAGCGGCGTTCCCATCAAGCGTTCGTTATAACTTTGGTGGTGATGCCGAAAACCAACAAGAGCTTGCAGGATCAACAGTGATGGCATTGGGCTTTGCCGTGATGTTCATCTACTTGATTCTGGCGTCACTTTACGAATCATTCATTACGCCCATCACAATCATGGTGGCTTTACCACTTGCTCTATGTGGTGCGTTCCTTGGATTGTTCTTGGCAAATCAAATGCTTTCGATGTTTGCGATTTTCGGTTTCTTCATGCTGATAGGCGTGGCAGGTAAGAATGGTATCTTGCTTGTCGATACGACGAATCAGTTGATGGCGACGGGAATGTCTAGATCTGAAGCTCTAGTTCAAGCAGGTAAAACACGTCTTCGTCCGATCTTGATGACATCCTTTGCGTTGATCGCTGGTACCTTACCAGTGGCGATCGGCATGAATGCAGCGTCAAGAACACGTACTTCTATGGGTGTGGCAATTATCGGTGGTATGATTTCATCGACAATTCTAACCCTGATTGTGGTACCGGCTGTATTCACATACGTAGATCGTTTTAGAATCTGGGCTAACAAGCTTGGCAGTAAATTGACTTCTGCCTCTAAAGAAGAAACGTCTCACGAGGAAGCCACGGCTGGCGCACCACGCGAAAGTGGAGTCAGTGACTATGCCGTTACAGCACCCGAAAAGTAG